The candidate division TA06 bacterium genome has a window encoding:
- the truB gene encoding tRNA pseudouridine(55) synthase TruB, with protein MNNVPPEDAVYIVNKPPGPTSFAQVASLRRLLGIKKAGHAGTLDPDASGILIVLTGQATRAAKFFEGLDKEYLAGIKLGVTTDTYDLSGQVLSTVAVPDLSRTEIKLALKNFQGQIMQAPPAFSAIKKDGQPLYKAARQGKPVELVPRQIEIQWIKLKQITLPEITVSVKCSKGTYIRSLAFDLGKILGCGAALSGLIRTAVGEFTIDRAVPGDSGKEQLAAAAISIDQALYFIESLELTSDRAQRIGHGNPVDCAHPDAGQVKARYQDQILAIGPVQNHVFKPQTVLAPQC; from the coding sequence ATGAACAACGTGCCGCCCGAGGATGCAGTCTACATCGTCAACAAGCCGCCGGGACCTACCTCCTTTGCCCAGGTAGCCAGCCTCAGGCGGCTATTGGGCATTAAAAAGGCCGGGCATGCAGGAACACTTGATCCTGACGCCTCCGGAATACTGATAGTGCTGACCGGCCAGGCCACCAGGGCCGCAAAGTTCTTTGAGGGGCTGGACAAGGAATATTTGGCCGGCATCAAACTGGGGGTGACCACAGATACCTACGATCTCAGCGGGCAGGTATTGTCCACCGTAGCCGTACCGGATCTCAGCCGGACCGAGATCAAGCTGGCCTTAAAGAATTTTCAGGGCCAGATCATGCAGGCCCCGCCGGCTTTTTCGGCCATCAAAAAAGACGGACAGCCCTTGTACAAGGCGGCCCGCCAGGGAAAACCGGTAGAACTGGTCCCCCGTCAGATTGAAATTCAATGGATAAAACTAAAACAAATCACCCTTCCCGAGATCACTGTTTCGGTCAAATGCTCCAAGGGAACCTACATCCGCTCGCTGGCCTTTGATCTGGGAAAAATATTGGGCTGCGGCGCGGCCCTGTCCGGCTTAATCAGAACGGCGGTAGGAGAGTTCACCATTGACCGGGCCGTGCCGGGAGATTCCGGCAAAGAGCAGCTGGCGGCGGCGGCGATCTCCATAGACCAGGCCCTGTATTTTATAGAATCCCTGGAGCTTACGTCAGATCGGGCACAAAGGATCGGCCACGGCAATCCCGTGGACTGTGCTCATCCCGATGCCGGACAGGTCAAGGCCCGTTATCAGGATCAGATACTGGCCATTGGCCCGGTCCAAAACCACGTCTTCAAACCGCAGACGGTATTGGCGCCGCAATGCTGA
- a CDS encoding PIN domain-containing protein yields the protein MPGRGLVLIDSSAWILALRPKGSLTAQRLVGELLEHDRAATAGMIMAELLQGARNEGEYQNLSRELGSLHYLLFADEDWRPISQLGYRLIRAGLKIPITDIIVAHLAIKHRCLLLHADRHFELMAKEAGLAQKYLRPGT from the coding sequence ATGCCCGGTAGGGGATTGGTCCTGATAGACAGCTCGGCCTGGATCCTGGCCTTAAGGCCCAAGGGTTCGCTGACGGCCCAACGCTTGGTAGGAGAACTGCTGGAACATGACCGGGCCGCCACCGCCGGAATGATCATGGCAGAACTTTTACAGGGGGCCCGAAACGAAGGAGAGTATCAAAACCTCTCCCGCGAGCTGGGCTCTTTGCATTACCTGCTGTTTGCGGACGAGGACTGGAGGCCCATCTCCCAGCTGGGCTATCGCCTGATCAGGGCCGGGCTAAAAATTCCCATTACCGATATTATCGTTGCCCACCTGGCCATAAAACATCGCTGTCTGCTGCTGCACGCCGACCGGCATTTTGAGCTGATGGCCAAGGAGGCAGGGCTGGCGCAAAAATATTTGAGGCCGGGTACCTGA
- a CDS encoding type II toxin-antitoxin system VapB family antitoxin, producing MKTLVELDEHLLKEAFRLTGAKTKRQVINLSLEELVRQKRMISLKQRLGRTGLNLTLSKLEAARNAR from the coding sequence ATGAAAACATTGGTGGAATTGGACGAACATCTGTTAAAGGAAGCCTTTCGGCTGACCGGGGCCAAGACCAAGCGCCAGGTAATAAACCTTTCCCTGGAGGAACTGGTGCGCCAGAAAAGAATGATCAGCCTTAAACAACGGCTGGGCCGGACCGGACTGAACCTAACTTTGAGCAAGCTGGAGGCCGCCAGAAATGCCCGGTAG
- a CDS encoding 1-deoxy-D-xylulose-5-phosphate synthase, protein MILEKINTPGDLKGLNLQQLKQLAGEVRQQIIDVVSKNGGHLAPSLGTVELTIALHYALDAPEDKLIWDVGHQTYAHKILTGRKNEFCTLRTYRGLSGFPKRAESQYDCFDTGHASTSISAALGMACARDLAGEKYRVAAIIGDGSLTGGLAFEGLNHAGQLKKTMLVVLNDNRMAISKRVGALGQYLTRITTAPAYTNFEKNVWDLLGALPKDMGQPTRVMFRRLRQGFKNLIVPGLTFEELGYHYEGPVDGHDLQALIKILNRIKDLSGPTMLHVLTTKGKGYAPAESNAEKFHGVGAFDPETGDSRTQSDIPSYTEVFGQTLTELARQNPKIVAITAAMPEGTGLDIFREAIPERFYDVGIAEQHALTFAAGLAVRGFRPVVAIYSTFLQRGYDQIIHDIALQKLPVALAIGRAGLVGEDGPTHHGPFDVSYLRCVPNLLLMAPKDEQELKDMLLTALKHDGPAAIRYPRGSGFGVKLKAPQELALGRAKNLREGKAGAILGLGIGATLGLQAAGLLVSQGLELEVWNARFASPLDEEAIRDILTRHQKTLTIEENVLAGGFGSAVLELANRLGLKTEIKRLGLPDSFVEAGPRPLLLEKNGLSALGIAALAEKYFKARP, encoded by the coding sequence ATGATCCTGGAAAAAATAAATACTCCGGGCGATCTGAAAGGCCTGAACCTGCAGCAGCTGAAGCAGCTGGCGGGAGAAGTGCGCCAGCAGATTATAGACGTGGTTTCCAAGAACGGGGGGCACCTGGCGCCCAGTCTGGGCACGGTGGAGCTGACCATCGCCCTGCACTATGCCCTGGATGCCCCAGAAGACAAGCTGATCTGGGACGTGGGCCACCAGACCTATGCCCACAAAATCCTTACCGGCCGGAAAAATGAATTTTGCACCCTCCGCACCTACCGGGGTTTAAGCGGCTTTCCCAAACGGGCCGAAAGCCAATATGATTGTTTTGACACCGGGCACGCCTCCACCTCTATTTCGGCGGCCCTGGGGATGGCCTGCGCCCGGGACCTGGCCGGAGAGAAATACCGGGTGGCGGCCATCATCGGCGACGGCTCGCTGACCGGGGGCCTGGCCTTTGAGGGCCTGAATCATGCCGGCCAGCTGAAAAAAACCATGCTGGTGGTCCTAAACGACAACCGGATGGCCATCTCCAAACGGGTGGGAGCCCTGGGCCAGTACCTGACCCGGATCACCACCGCCCCGGCTTATACTAATTTTGAAAAAAACGTCTGGGATCTTCTGGGCGCCCTGCCCAAGGACATGGGACAGCCCACCCGGGTGATGTTCCGCCGCCTCCGCCAGGGCTTCAAAAACCTGATCGTGCCGGGCCTGACCTTTGAAGAGCTGGGTTACCATTACGAAGGCCCGGTGGACGGCCATGACCTGCAGGCCCTGATAAAGATACTGAACCGGATCAAAGACCTTTCGGGCCCGACCATGCTTCATGTGCTGACCACCAAGGGCAAGGGGTATGCCCCGGCCGAAAGCAACGCCGAAAAATTTCACGGGGTGGGAGCCTTTGATCCTGAGACCGGCGACTCCCGCACCCAATCAGACATTCCCTCCTACACCGAGGTCTTCGGCCAGACCCTGACCGAGCTAGCCCGGCAGAATCCTAAGATCGTGGCCATCACCGCGGCCATGCCCGAAGGCACCGGTCTGGACATTTTCCGGGAGGCCATCCCGGAAAGATTTTACGACGTGGGCATAGCCGAACAGCATGCCCTGACCTTTGCCGCTGGGTTGGCGGTCCGGGGTTTCAGACCGGTGGTGGCCATCTACTCCACATTTTTACAACGGGGCTACGATCAGATAATTCACGACATTGCCCTCCAAAAACTGCCGGTGGCGCTGGCCATTGGCCGGGCCGGGCTGGTGGGCGAGGACGGCCCCACCCATCACGGGCCTTTCGACGTTTCTTACCTGCGATGCGTTCCCAACCTGCTTTTGATGGCCCCGAAAGATGAACAGGAATTAAAGGACATGCTGTTGACCGCTTTGAAACATGACGGTCCTGCGGCCATTCGGTATCCCCGGGGCAGCGGTTTCGGTGTCAAATTAAAAGCCCCGCAGGAACTGGCCTTGGGGCGGGCCAAAAACTTAAGGGAGGGCAAGGCCGGCGCCATATTGGGCCTGGGCATAGGGGCCACGTTAGGACTTCAGGCCGCCGGGCTGCTTGTTTCCCAAGGACTGGAGCTGGAGGTCTGGAACGCCAGGTTCGCCAGTCCGCTTGACGAGGAGGCCATCCGCGATATTTTAACCCGCCACCAAAAAACGCTGACCATCGAAGAAAATGTCCTGGCGGGAGGTTTCGGCTCGGCCGTGCTGGAGTTGGCCAACCGCCTTGGCCTGAAAACCGAGATCAAGCGGCTGGGCCTGCCCGACAGTTTCGTGGAGGCCGGACCACGACCCTTGCTTTTGGAAAAGAACGGCCTCAGCGCTTTGGGCATTGCGGCTTTGGCGGAAAAATATTTTAAGGCCCGGCCATGA
- the ribF gene encoding riboflavin biosynthesis protein RibF — protein MLTITRLNNFGKEHPGAVVALGVFDGLHRGHQALIKKLVARALQSGRQSVALTFEPHPQKVLRRTSQPFILTTGPEKKLLLSRMGVDVMAVIRFSKSMAEMAPEQFVKKILVNKLGAATVICGEDCGFGAGREGDIGLLKALGLKYGFMVEGITACKSRQEKIGSTLIRRQIQKGLFNQAVKLLGHPYLINGLVVKGRGVGRKLGYPTANLKANDKLKLIPGDGVYTARALVGKKTYDGMLYIGGRPTFGGKSTRAIEFSAFENPGNLYGRELTLEVHQFIRPDKKFGSLEHLNKTIAGDQIKIRNYFT, from the coding sequence ATGCTGACCATCACCCGCCTCAATAATTTCGGCAAGGAGCATCCCGGCGCAGTGGTGGCCCTGGGGGTGTTCGACGGCCTGCACCGGGGTCACCAGGCCCTGATAAAAAAACTGGTTGCCAGGGCCCTACAGTCCGGACGCCAAAGCGTGGCGCTGACCTTTGAACCCCATCCCCAAAAGGTGCTCCGCCGGACAAGTCAGCCGTTCATCCTGACTACCGGTCCCGAGAAGAAACTGCTGCTGTCCCGGATGGGGGTGGACGTGATGGCCGTGATCCGTTTTTCCAAAAGCATGGCCGAGATGGCTCCGGAGCAGTTTGTAAAAAAGATACTGGTCAACAAGCTGGGGGCCGCGACGGTGATCTGCGGAGAGGACTGCGGGTTCGGGGCGGGAAGAGAAGGGGACATCGGCCTGCTTAAAGCGCTGGGACTGAAATACGGCTTTATGGTGGAAGGGATAACCGCCTGCAAGTCCAGACAGGAAAAAATAGGCAGCACCTTGATTCGGCGGCAGATCCAGAAAGGCCTTTTTAACCAGGCGGTTAAGTTGCTGGGGCATCCCTATCTCATCAACGGCCTGGTGGTCAAGGGCCGGGGCGTGGGAAGGAAGTTGGGTTATCCCACCGCCAATCTTAAAGCAAACGATAAACTCAAACTCATTCCCGGGGACGGGGTCTATACCGCCCGGGCCTTGGTAGGTAAAAAGACCTATGACGGAATGTTGTATATCGGAGGCCGGCCGACCTTCGGCGGCAAAAGCACCCGGGCCATAGAATTCAGCGCTTTTGAAAACCCGGGGAACCTCTACGGCCGGGAGTTGACCCTGGAGGTCCACCAGTTCATCCGGCCGGACAAGAAGTTCGGCAGCCTGGAGCATCTGAATAAGACGATTGCCGGGGATCAGATAAAAATAAGAAATTATTTTACTTGA